The window ttattttattttttgttattttattgcTTTACATTTTCATAATCTCATACAATCTTTCCTTAAATAGTAATGCTAAGTTCTTTAATCAAACTTTTCAAAGTACATGACAAACTACTAAATTTACGAATAcaagaacaagaacaagaacaTAACATGAAACTGGATAATATGGAAGAAGCAGTTCAATAACTAACAGACAGATAGAGAACActcttaattaattaacaataaCATTGATGATAATAATGTACAAAGCAAAATACTCCTCATAAGGAGTACATTATACGTGGCACACATCCCACCAACATTACATAGCAAACTCAAAATTacacaacaaaacaaaacagTACTAAATCAAACACGCTCATACCCAACTTCAGCTCCATCCTCCTCTGTCTAGTTTGAGAGAAAGACAGGCCAGTTGCCTTTCGCCATTTGGCAAAATTTTTTCAATCACTACCACcctatatatattaattactaACCCTGGCCAGACccaaaaaaataagagaagaaaattgaCTGGTTTGTCTCCTCCATATGCAAAACACCCATGCATCTTGCTGTGTAGTACTTACATAGCCCCCACAGCGTGGAACCTTGGTTCCTTTGGGAGGAACTTCTGCTCAGCATACACAGACATGTAGTCACCAAACACAAACTTGGGGTAAGCTTGAACCATCTCTAGATCATCTTGGTTAGCTTTTTCCACAAGTTGGGGTGCAGGTGCTATGGTGGCTTTGAGAGGGGGATTGTAGAACGAGGCAATTGATCTTCTGTTCCCATCTGGGCTGGTCATAACCCTGTGCAACACACTCTTGTATATGCCATTGCTTAGAACCTCAATCTGATCTCCAGTGTTGATGACTATGGAGTTTGGCAGTGGTTGGACGTCAATCCATTCCCCATCTTTGAGGATTTGGAGGCCTTTCACCTTGTCATCCTGGAAGAGCAGGATGACGCCGCCAGCGTCGGTGTGGGCTCGCAGACCATTCAGGAGCTCAGAATGAGGGCATGGTGGATAGTGGCTCACCTTGGTGCCGAAGAAGGCGTTGTCTCCTTCTCCATCGTTGAATGCCTTCTTGATGTACCCCTTTGGTAAGCCCAGGTTTTCGTCCATTACTTCCATCACCTTCTCCGCCAGTTTCTTCAGTTCTTTGCGGTACTCCGCCATGGTTTCCCTGTCATGATCAATTTCAAAAGTCTTTAGATTATGCCTCCTGCTTCTTTATACACGTTAAAAATACAACATATTTGGAAGTTGAAATTGGCTTT is drawn from Vitis riparia cultivar Riparia Gloire de Montpellier isolate 1030 chromosome 18, EGFV_Vit.rip_1.0, whole genome shotgun sequence and contains these coding sequences:
- the LOC117906345 gene encoding 1-aminocyclopropane-1-carboxylate oxidase 5, with product MAIPVIDFSKLNGEERAKTMAQIANGCEEWGFFQLVNHGIPEELLERVKKVCSEFYKLEREEGFKDSRPIRLLNELVEKKSGDKLENVDWEDVITLVDDNEWPSKTPGFKETMAEYRKELKKLAEKVMEVMDENLGLPKGYIKKAFNDGEGDNAFFGTKVSHYPPCPHSELLNGLRAHTDAGGVILLFQDDKVKGLQILKDGEWIDVQPLPNSIVINTGDQIEVLSNGIYKSVLHRVMTSPDGNRRSIASFYNPPLKATIAPAPQLVEKANQDDLEMVQAYPKFVFGDYMSVYAEQKFLPKEPRFHAVGAM